The sequence below is a genomic window from Cryobacterium arcticum.
AGCTGGCCTCGGGGAACCCGCAGCACGGGAACCGTCGAGACCGTCCGCCGACGCAAAGCCCTCAGACGCGCCAGGAGCTCATCCAGGTCGAACGGCTTGGCCAGGTAGTCCTCGGCGCCCCGGTCCAACCCCTCCACCCGATCGGCAGGGTTGCCCAGGGCCGAGAGCACCAGCACCGGGGTCAGGACGCCGCCCGCGCGGAGTTTCGTGAGAACGTCCAGTCCGTTGATCACGGGCAGGCCACGGTCCAGCAGGATCACATCGAAGTCCTGGGTCAGCCCGGCATGCAGCGCACGCTGCCCGTCCCTGGCAACGGTCACGACGTATCCCTCGCTGCCGAGCAGCTCCTGGAGCATGCCGGAGAGCCGAGCCTCGTCTTCGACGACCAGGATGCGCGGATCGTCTTCCATGAGCAAAGTATGCGCCTTCTGCAGGCCGGTAGGTGTCACGGCGTCGCGTCCGGCGGTCAGTCGAGCGCGTCCAGGTAGAGCCAGCTACCGTCGATCCTGGCGAAACGGCTCACCTCGTGTTGCTCACCGGGCTGCCCGTCCTGCCGATAGTGCGCCGTGAATTCCACGCTCCCCTCGGTGTCGAACGGTCCGCCCCGCACCGCGCGCCCGATGTCCAACCGCACCCAGCGCAGCGTGGGGTCCAGTTCCAGGGTCTCCGGCCGGGTGCTCGGATGCCAGGTGCGCAGCAGGTAGTCGGCATCCGCGACGGCGAAGGCCGCATACCGTGATCGCATCAGCGCCTCGGCCGTGGCCGCCCGCGCGTCGCCGAGATGCAGCCGCCCACAGCAGTCGGCGTAGCTCATCCCGCTCAGGCAGGGGCAACGGTCCGGGGTGGGAGACGACGACGACGGATCGGAGAGGGTCACAGAGCCATTCTCCGTCATCGGGTTACGCCGAGGTCACCCGCACCAAGACCTCGTGGCGGGTGAGGAGGCCGGCGGCGGGCTTCGGGTCGACGCGGGCGTAGTACACGGGGCCGTCGGGCAGGAGGTCGGCCGCCAGCACCTGCCCGAGCAGTTGCAGCCCGCGGTCGACGAACCGGCGGGTACTCCAGCCGCCGCGGAAGCGCAGGGCGGCCGCCTCGAATGCGGGCACTGCGCGCACGGTCACCGCGTCATCCAACGGCGACGGAACGGCGCGTGGGTCCAGCTGGCCCGGAAGCACCACGCTGACCAGATGGGTGTCTTCGCCGGCCTCCTCGTGCAGCACCGGGGCCGTCAGGGCGAACCGGGTCGCAGAGCTGTTGTGGCCCCGGAGATACCGAAGCAACGGCCGCACGCCCCGGCCCGCCGCTCCCGTGACGTCTCCGCGCACCCGCACCTGCAGCTGGATGCTGTCGGGATAGCGGCGGACGTCGAAACCGGGGAATGCCCGCACCACCGTGTACGGCTGAGGCTCGGTCATGCCACGGAGTGTAATCCAGGTGCCCCGGATGGGGGTGGAATCGGGTTCGCTCCCGATCAGGCCTTCTTGACCACCCCGGACTTGAGCTGCATGGACACGCCTTCGATCCGGCATTCGATGTCGTGGTCGCCCACGCCCTGGCGCAGCCTGATGCCGCGCACCTTGGTGCCGACCTTGATCACGTTGGAACTGCCCTTGATCTTGAGGTCCTTGATGATGGTGACCGAGTCGTGGTCGGCCAGGACGGTCCCGAACGCATCGGTGATGACAGCGTCCTGTGCCGGTTCATCGACGGCGACAGACTCGGCCGTCCACTCGTGGCCGCAGAGCGGACAGACCAGCAGTGCCCCCATCTCATAGGACATGTCGCTGGAGCATTCCGGGCACGGGGGCAGGGTCTCATTCACCTCCTCATCGTAGGGCGCGCGTGGTGACGGCTCCGCCACGTGATTCCCTGACAATTCCC
It includes:
- a CDS encoding response regulator transcription factor, translating into MEDDPRILVVEDEARLSGMLQELLGSEGYVVTVARDGQRALHAGLTQDFDVILLDRGLPVINGLDVLTKLRAGGVLTPVLVLSALGNPADRVEGLDRGAEDYLAKPFDLDELLARLRALRRRTVSTVPVLRVPRGQLSVADREVTLDAGGTVTLSERECDLLERLARRPDQTYPREDLLSVVFPDADDEGVVDTYVHYLRKKLGRDCVHTVRGIGYRIGRPL
- a CDS encoding zinc ribbon domain-containing protein YjdM is translated as MNETLPPCPECSSDMSYEMGALLVCPLCGHEWTAESVAVDEPAQDAVITDAFGTVLADHDSVTIIKDLKIKGSSNVIKVGTKVRGIRLRQGVGDHDIECRIEGVSMQLKSGVVKKA
- a CDS encoding SOUL family heme-binding protein; the encoded protein is MTEPQPYTVVRAFPGFDVRRYPDSIQLQVRVRGDVTGAAGRGVRPLLRYLRGHNSSATRFALTAPVLHEEAGEDTHLVSVVLPGQLDPRAVPSPLDDAVTVRAVPAFEAAALRFRGGWSTRRFVDRGLQLLGQVLAADLLPDGPVYYARVDPKPAAGLLTRHEVLVRVTSA
- a CDS encoding YchJ family protein, which translates into the protein MTLSDPSSSSPTPDRCPCLSGMSYADCCGRLHLGDARAATAEALMRSRYAAFAVADADYLLRTWHPSTRPETLELDPTLRWVRLDIGRAVRGGPFDTEGSVEFTAHYRQDGQPGEQHEVSRFARIDGSWLYLDALD